From the genome of Silurus meridionalis isolate SWU-2019-XX chromosome 12, ASM1480568v1, whole genome shotgun sequence, one region includes:
- the LOC124394905 gene encoding olfactory receptor 4K14-like, producing MENFSGEYMFVIHGLNDSRTNKHIYFAFGLIVYSMTLFINLSITLTVILDKTLHEPMYIFICNMFFNGILGASAFYPKILADLLAEYHVISYAGCLSQVGFIYSYVFCEFTCLTVMSYDRYISICKPLEYHSIMTFRKCFKLLIYSWLCSILESFVGVMFTAQLRLCGNVIDKLYCSNWEVVKLSCTDVTVNNVYGYILLVYHVSQALFIIVSYISIIRASLRSKTQWAKFMQTCLPHLMALTNFTIAVIFDSMYARYGKSQGLQALRNMLSIEFLVVPPLLNPIIYGFKLTQIRKGLVKVYRHRFKALLHS from the coding sequence ATGGAAAATTTCTCGGGAGAGTACATGTTTGTGATTCATGGATTGAATGACTCAAggacaaacaaacatatttactTTGCATTTGGTCTAATTGTCTATAGTATGACTCTGTTTATAAATCTGTCAATAACTTTAACAGTCATTCTTGATAAAACACTTCATGAAcctatgtatatatttatatgcaatATGTTTTTTAATGGAATACTTGGAGCTTCTGCTTTCTACCCAAAGATCCTTGCTGACCTTTTAGCAGAATATCATGTTATCTCATATGCAGGGTGCCTCTCACAAGTAggctttatttattcttatgttTTCTGTGAATTCACGTGTTTAACAGTCATGTCATATGACAGATACATATCCATTTGCAAGCCTTTAGAGTATCATTCAATTATGACATTTcggaaatgttttaaattattaatttattcttggCTCTGCTCAATATTAGAGTCCTTTGTTGGGGTGATGTTCACTGCTCAACTTCGCTTATGTGGTAATGTCATTGACAAGCTTTATTGTTCTAACTGGGAAGTTGTCAAGCTGTCTTGCACAGATGTGActgtaaataatgtatatgGGTACATTCTACTGGTATATCATGTATCTCAAGCTTTGTTCATCATTGTGTCATATATTTCCATTATCAGAGCTTCTTTAAGGTCCAAGACACAGTGGGCAAAATTCATGCAGACATGCCTTCCACATTTAATGGCACTCACAAACTTCACTATTGCTGTGATCTTTGACTCTATGTATGCTCGTTATGGCAAAAGTCAGGGACTGCAAGCTCTGCGCAACATGTTAAGTATTGAGTTTCTTGTTGTCCCTCCTCTCCTAAACCCAATAATATATGGATTTAAACTAACTCAGATAAGAAAAGGTCTTGTAAAAGTATACAGGCATAGATTTAAAGCTTTGCTACACAGCTGA
- the LOC124394906 gene encoding olfactory receptor 2G3-like, with amino-acid sequence MDNSSGEFIFILHGLNDTRTNKHIYFSFGLVIYIVTLFVNAILIVTVVLDKSLHEPMYLLICNLYLNGICGASAFYPKILFDLFSDSHIISYKGCLSQMYIIYSYAFCEFTCLTIMAYDRYIAICKPLDYHNIMTQQMVVKLLVFAWLFSLLETTIGGVLTIRLPLCGNKIEKLYCLNWDIVKLSCIDITLNNLYGYVLTVSHVSQAVLIIISYFHIIRASLRSKTQWVKFMQTCLPHLITLANFTISLVFDAMCARYCSSQGQQALRNFFSMEFLVVPPLLNPLIYGMKLAQIRHALVRMYRHRLKCLQNYYC; translated from the coding sequence ATGGACAATTCCTCTGGAGAGTTCATTTTTATCCTTCATGGGCTAAATGATACAaggacaaacaaacacatttacttTTCCTTTGGTCTGGTTATTTATATAGTAACTCTGTTTGTAAATGCGATACTGATTGTTACAGTCGTTCTTGACAAATCACTTCATGAGCCTATGTATCTGCTCATATGCAATTTGTATCTAAATGGAATATGTGGTGCTTCTGCTTTTTATCCTAAAATCCTTTTTGACCTTTTTTCTGATTCtcatattatttcatataaagGGTGTTTGTcacaaatgtatattatttattcctATGCTTTTTGTGAATTTACTTGTCTAACAATTATGGCTTATGATCGATATATAGCCATTTGTAAGCCTTTGGACTATCACAACATTATGACACAACAAATGGTGGTGAAATTGCTTGTTTTCGCTTGGCTCTTCAGCTTATTAGAGACAACCATTGGCGGTGTATTAACTATACGACTGCCCTTGTGTGGAAACAAAATTGAAAAGCTTTATTGTTTGAACTGGGATATTGTAAAGCTGTCTTGCATAGATATCACTTTAAACAACCTGTATGGATATGTTTTAACAGTTTCTCATGTTTCTCAAGCTGTCCTAATCATTATTTCATACTTTCACATCATCAGAGCATCTTTGCGTTCAAAGACACAGTGGGTTAAATTTATGCAGACTTGCCTGCCACATTTAATAACCCTGGCTAACTTCACTATATCCCTAGTGTTCGATGCTATGTGTGCTCGCTACTGCAGTAGTCAGGGACAGCAAGCTTTGCGCAATTTCTTTAGTATGGAATTTCTTGTTGTGCCACCACTACTAAATCCATTAATATATGGAATGAAACTAGCTCAAATACGGCATGCATTAGTGAGAATGTACAGACACAGACTTAAATGTTTACAAAACTATTATTGCTAG